One segment of Sulfobacillus thermosulfidooxidans DSM 9293 DNA contains the following:
- a CDS encoding NCS1 family nucleobase:cation symporter-1 yields MAAMENDSRLMNPDLLPVPAEKQTWNMYNYAALWIGMSHNVATYLLAAGFIALGMTWWEAILTIVLGNLIVLIPILLNSNPGTKYRIPFPVLARASFGVYGATIPSILRGLVAAGWFGINAAIGGSAVNSLFGLIIPGWNHWAQHGTFVGLTLGGWIAFLLFWFLNVWVIYHGMDAVRRFENWAGPLVLILGLLLLFWAHHAAHGWGPMINEKGSLHTFSQFFVVFIPSLTGVIAFWSTLSLNIPDFTRFSRSQKDQLWGQTLGLPTTMTLFSLIGILVTSASIVIYGKAIWDPVSLIMMFKNPLTEVIGLGAVIIATLSVNVAANIVAPAYDLSQIFPRMTFERGGLITAIIGILMFPWLLLSNPHIYIFSWLGIYSGFLGPIAAILIADYWVYRKKILNVADLYHTHGDYTYTGGYNLNGMIAMAAGILIALIGLAVPALKWLFSYAWFSGFAASFIVYLILMNRSQASLATTESTPVIALDRGGQ; encoded by the coding sequence ATGGCGGCGATGGAAAATGATTCGCGGTTAATGAATCCCGATTTACTGCCGGTTCCCGCGGAGAAACAAACGTGGAACATGTATAATTACGCAGCCCTGTGGATTGGGATGTCGCACAACGTGGCGACCTATCTCTTGGCCGCAGGCTTCATTGCCCTCGGCATGACCTGGTGGGAGGCCATTTTAACCATTGTGCTGGGTAATCTCATTGTCTTAATCCCTATTCTGTTGAATTCCAACCCCGGAACCAAATACCGTATCCCGTTTCCGGTTTTAGCCCGGGCCTCGTTTGGCGTATATGGTGCGACCATTCCCTCCATACTCCGAGGACTGGTGGCGGCAGGATGGTTTGGGATTAATGCCGCTATTGGGGGTTCAGCCGTCAACTCCTTATTTGGCCTCATAATCCCTGGATGGAATCACTGGGCCCAACATGGCACATTCGTGGGATTAACCTTGGGCGGCTGGATCGCTTTTTTGTTGTTTTGGTTTCTCAATGTCTGGGTCATCTATCACGGGATGGACGCGGTGCGTCGTTTCGAAAATTGGGCCGGTCCTTTAGTATTAATCTTGGGGCTGCTGTTACTATTCTGGGCCCATCATGCCGCTCATGGCTGGGGGCCTATGATTAATGAAAAGGGCAGTTTGCATACGTTTTCTCAATTTTTTGTGGTGTTTATCCCCTCGTTGACAGGGGTCATTGCGTTCTGGTCGACATTGTCTTTGAATATTCCTGATTTTACCCGCTTTAGCCGCTCGCAAAAAGACCAGTTATGGGGACAAACCTTAGGTCTTCCCACGACCATGACCCTATTTTCCTTAATCGGGATCTTGGTCACCTCGGCATCCATTGTCATTTACGGCAAAGCCATTTGGGATCCAGTGTCCTTAATCATGATGTTCAAAAACCCCCTTACCGAAGTAATTGGACTCGGTGCGGTGATTATCGCCACCTTATCCGTCAACGTTGCAGCTAATATTGTCGCCCCGGCCTATGACTTGTCTCAAATCTTTCCCCGGATGACATTTGAGCGCGGGGGCTTGATTACCGCCATCATTGGCATATTGATGTTTCCCTGGCTTCTCCTCTCCAATCCCCACATTTATATTTTTAGCTGGTTAGGCATTTACTCAGGATTTCTCGGTCCCATTGCCGCGATCTTAATCGCCGATTACTGGGTTTACCGCAAGAAAATCCTGAATGTCGCCGATCTTTATCACACCCATGGCGATTACACCTACACGGGAGGCTATAACCTTAATGGCATGATTGCCATGGCAGCCGGGATTCTGATTGCGCTGATTGGACTGGCTGTCCCTGCACTCAAATGGCTTTTCAGTTATGCCTGGTTTTCTGGATTTGCCGCTTCATTTATTGTCTATTTAATTCTGATGAACCGCTCGCAGGCGTCCTTAGCGACAACCGAATCGACCCCGGTCATCGCGTTGGACCGAGGTGGCCAATAA
- a CDS encoding maleate cis-trans isomerase family protein codes for MQRKIGIILPSSNTIVEPRSYELISWVPGVSLHFARLPVVRIEANETSFRQFAWEAFDRACDELLSAEVDELIWNGTSGGWLGVDWDQTLSEHLTSVAKRPVITAFEATIEATKALCVRTVSLVTPYIEELNQRIMRNFAAMAIDVIKECHLNLTQNTDFARISSNTILTCLQEVDDDNAQASVIFCTNMNGSVVVRTWERQSHKPVIDSVQATLWWGLKRLDVSTTSLTRYGQLFGR; via the coding sequence ATGCAGAGGAAAATCGGCATAATCCTGCCATCATCGAATACCATTGTGGAGCCGCGCAGTTATGAGCTCATTTCCTGGGTACCCGGGGTGAGTCTTCATTTTGCCAGACTGCCGGTGGTGAGAATTGAGGCCAACGAGACATCCTTTCGGCAGTTTGCATGGGAAGCGTTTGACCGGGCCTGTGATGAGCTTTTAAGTGCCGAGGTCGATGAACTGATCTGGAATGGAACGAGCGGAGGATGGCTTGGAGTCGATTGGGATCAGACGCTCAGCGAACATTTAACATCTGTCGCCAAGCGTCCGGTGATTACGGCGTTTGAGGCGACGATAGAAGCCACAAAGGCTTTATGTGTCAGGACCGTTAGCCTCGTGACGCCATACATTGAAGAACTTAACCAGCGTATTATGCGAAATTTTGCCGCCATGGCTATCGACGTGATCAAAGAGTGTCATTTGAATTTAACTCAAAATACCGATTTTGCCCGCATTAGCTCGAATACGATTCTCACCTGCCTTCAAGAGGTTGATGATGATAACGCCCAGGCTTCCGTGATTTTTTGCACCAATATGAATGGCAGTGTGGTGGTGAGAACATGGGAAAGACAGAGCCACAAACCCGTGATTGACTCGGTCCAGGCCACGTTGTGGTGGGGGTTAAAGCGGCTTGACGTGTCGACGACGTCTTTAACCCGTTATGGACAGCTTTTTGGGAGGTAG
- a CDS encoding aspartate aminotransferase family protein, with the protein MTHDASKVAETPVDTGGMDLIERQKRYLVPGISLYYQNPLTIVRGQDRYVYGANGERYLDFFGGILTVSVGHSHPKVVQAIVEQAQQFLHTSTLYLTKPMVDLAERLAQITPGPLSQSFFTTSGTEANETALVMAQLATGNHDIIALRHSYSGRSHMTMGLTGQADWKLAGGGMHLPIRHTHNAYCYRCPFGKTPDMCAIDCAQDLEEFIQTSTSGRIAALIAEPIQGVGGFITPPVGFFEKTVEITRRHGGLFIDDEVQTGFGRTGKPFGIEHYGVTPDIMTFAKGLANGMPIGATIATPEVAQSYRGPTISTFGGNPVSMQAALATLRVIDEEHLVENARDVGTILRTGLEDLSDQYPVLGDVRGMGLMQGIEIVRENKIPAPELASSIHELARQEGLLLGLGGLYHNVLRIAPPLSVTRTEVQDALLLLKTSLKHLTEQYPQLKSLPPTRIHYR; encoded by the coding sequence ATGACCCACGACGCGTCCAAGGTTGCCGAAACTCCCGTTGATACGGGTGGAATGGATCTCATTGAGCGGCAAAAACGTTATCTAGTCCCTGGAATCAGTTTATATTACCAAAACCCGCTCACCATTGTGCGCGGGCAAGACCGATATGTTTATGGTGCCAACGGCGAGCGCTATTTGGACTTTTTTGGAGGAATATTGACTGTCTCTGTGGGCCATAGTCACCCCAAAGTCGTGCAAGCAATTGTCGAGCAAGCCCAGCAATTTCTTCATACCTCTACGCTTTATTTAACCAAGCCGATGGTGGATTTAGCTGAGCGTCTGGCACAGATCACCCCTGGCCCCTTAAGTCAAAGCTTTTTCACCACGAGTGGTACGGAAGCCAATGAAACCGCTTTGGTGATGGCGCAATTAGCCACCGGAAATCACGATATCATCGCGTTGCGCCATAGTTATTCGGGCCGTTCTCATATGACTATGGGTCTCACGGGACAGGCGGATTGGAAATTGGCCGGAGGCGGGATGCATTTACCGATCCGCCATACCCACAATGCCTATTGTTACCGTTGCCCATTTGGTAAAACTCCCGATATGTGTGCCATCGACTGCGCCCAGGATCTTGAGGAGTTTATTCAAACCAGCACATCAGGCCGGATTGCCGCGTTAATTGCTGAACCCATTCAGGGGGTAGGGGGATTTATTACTCCACCCGTGGGCTTCTTTGAAAAAACCGTCGAGATCACTCGCCGCCATGGGGGGCTCTTTATCGACGATGAAGTGCAAACAGGCTTTGGGCGTACCGGTAAACCTTTTGGTATTGAACATTATGGGGTGACTCCGGATATCATGACCTTTGCCAAAGGATTAGCTAATGGTATGCCCATTGGGGCAACGATTGCGACGCCCGAAGTCGCTCAGAGCTACCGGGGACCTACGATTTCCACCTTTGGCGGCAATCCCGTCTCGATGCAAGCCGCTTTAGCCACCTTGCGCGTGATTGACGAAGAACATTTAGTGGAGAATGCCAGGGATGTTGGGACAATCCTTCGCACAGGGCTCGAAGACCTGTCGGATCAATATCCGGTGCTGGGCGATGTGCGCGGGATGGGGCTCATGCAGGGGATCGAAATTGTGCGAGAAAACAAAATACCGGCGCCGGAATTGGCGTCATCCATCCATGAATTAGCGCGCCAAGAGGGCTTGTTGCTAGGGTTAGGTGGCCTCTATCACAATGTGCTCCGGATTGCTCCGCCCTTATCGGTCACGCGCACTGAAGTCCAAGACGCCCTTCTCCTGTTAAAAACGTCTCTCAAGCACCTAACGGAACAATATCCCCAACTTAAAAGCCTACCACCAACCCGCATTCATTATCGTTAG
- a CDS encoding nitrilase-related carbon-nitrogen hydrolase, whose translation MSHIVRVGLIQSHHEVPGEEPVSVHKAYAVDKHLGMIYEAKSRGAQIVCLQELFVGPYFCAEQNPKWYELTEKIPDGPTTKMMQSVAKETQMVLIVPLYEEEQPGVYYNAAAVIDADGQYLGKYRKSHIPQVQAGPSPDTGFWEKFYFRPGNLGYPVFETAVGRIGVYICYDRHFPEGARALGLHGAEIVFNPSATVAGLSKYLWKLEQPAHAVANGYFVGAINRVGVEAPWNMGEFYGESYLVDPRGQFVAQGSSDQSEVVIGDADLDLIREVRNTWQFFRDRRPETYDPLTAL comes from the coding sequence ATGAGTCATATTGTCCGCGTGGGCCTCATCCAATCCCACCACGAAGTACCGGGTGAAGAACCGGTTTCGGTGCACAAAGCCTATGCGGTGGATAAACATCTTGGCATGATTTACGAAGCCAAATCGCGCGGGGCACAAATTGTGTGCTTACAAGAATTGTTTGTCGGTCCCTATTTTTGTGCGGAACAGAACCCGAAATGGTATGAGCTGACGGAAAAGATTCCAGATGGCCCGACCACAAAGATGATGCAAAGTGTCGCCAAAGAAACCCAAATGGTGTTAATTGTGCCGCTCTACGAAGAAGAGCAACCAGGCGTGTACTATAATGCAGCGGCTGTCATCGATGCCGATGGTCAATACCTCGGCAAATACCGGAAGAGTCATATTCCCCAGGTGCAGGCGGGACCAAGTCCCGATACCGGATTCTGGGAAAAATTTTATTTCCGTCCCGGCAATTTGGGGTATCCCGTGTTTGAAACCGCGGTCGGCCGGATTGGGGTTTATATCTGTTATGATCGTCATTTTCCTGAAGGGGCTCGGGCCCTAGGCCTTCATGGAGCCGAAATCGTCTTTAACCCCTCCGCCACCGTCGCTGGCCTCTCCAAGTATCTCTGGAAGTTAGAACAACCCGCGCATGCCGTGGCGAATGGCTATTTTGTGGGAGCGATTAACCGGGTAGGGGTCGAAGCCCCGTGGAACATGGGAGAATTTTATGGTGAAAGCTATTTGGTGGATCCCCGGGGACAATTTGTCGCCCAAGGCAGCTCAGATCAGTCCGAAGTGGTGATTGGCGATGCCGATCTCGATTTGATTCGCGAAGTGCGCAACACCTGGCAATTTTTCCGTGATCGCCGTCCCGAAACGTATGATCCCTTAACCGCCTTGTAA
- a CDS encoding NAD(P)-dependent oxidoreductase, translating to MPTHLGFEEVVPPLSRQEAQDEALRCYYCYDAPCMAHCPTGINIPEFIRHIAEGHLQGAARVIFDANILGSTCARICPTEVLCEGACVRTKDSRAVSIGRLQRVATDYAMIQGFPTLPAKSIKAHADVGIVGAGPAALGAAAELRRYGCPVTVYEAREQAGGLDTYGIVEFREPLAVSEWEVQQVEALGVQFHYGVKVGQDLSWEEVKSRHDVLIIAVGLGPVPPLGIPGEQLKGVYNALELIALTKMGEDQSVDLGTRVVVIGAGNTAVDAATCAKRLGALEVTILYRRGEDAMPAYAYEYAFAKLEGVNYKWWTVVTSILGETQVKGVHCRQSALAQTNTSGESLRHQPLVVKEDSDFEIACDSVIIATGQSRLRSPWAALGIQQKGDVPMVHPLTFETSRPRVYAIGDCLAPSEATVVSAVQQGKQAAWDIVKRYAKGESA from the coding sequence ATGCCGACCCATTTGGGTTTTGAAGAAGTCGTTCCGCCGTTATCGCGTCAGGAAGCGCAAGATGAAGCGTTACGCTGTTATTACTGTTATGATGCGCCGTGTATGGCCCATTGTCCCACGGGGATTAATATCCCTGAATTTATCCGGCATATTGCCGAAGGCCATTTACAAGGGGCGGCGCGGGTCATTTTCGATGCCAACATTTTGGGCAGTACCTGTGCTCGCATCTGTCCAACCGAAGTGTTATGTGAAGGGGCTTGTGTCAGGACGAAGGACTCGCGTGCGGTCAGTATTGGCCGTTTACAGCGCGTAGCTACGGATTATGCCATGATACAGGGGTTTCCCACTTTGCCTGCTAAATCCATAAAAGCGCATGCTGATGTTGGCATTGTCGGGGCCGGTCCGGCGGCATTAGGCGCGGCTGCCGAATTACGGCGGTATGGATGTCCGGTGACGGTGTACGAAGCGCGTGAACAGGCGGGAGGTCTTGATACCTACGGCATTGTCGAATTCCGGGAGCCTTTGGCGGTGAGCGAATGGGAGGTCCAGCAAGTTGAGGCGCTAGGGGTGCAGTTCCACTATGGCGTAAAGGTGGGCCAAGACCTGAGCTGGGAAGAGGTGAAATCGCGTCACGATGTCCTGATTATTGCTGTGGGTCTTGGGCCCGTTCCACCCCTGGGAATTCCTGGAGAGCAGTTGAAGGGGGTCTATAACGCGCTTGAACTGATTGCCCTCACCAAAATGGGAGAGGATCAGTCCGTCGATTTGGGGACCCGAGTCGTCGTGATTGGGGCAGGCAATACGGCGGTGGATGCCGCCACATGTGCCAAACGCCTCGGCGCTCTTGAGGTCACCATTTTATACCGGCGTGGAGAAGACGCTATGCCAGCGTATGCGTATGAATACGCTTTTGCAAAACTGGAAGGCGTCAATTACAAATGGTGGACGGTTGTCACATCGATTCTTGGAGAGACCCAGGTTAAAGGGGTGCACTGTAGGCAATCGGCTTTAGCGCAAACCAACACCTCAGGCGAATCCTTACGTCATCAGCCCTTAGTGGTGAAAGAGGACAGTGATTTTGAGATAGCGTGTGATAGCGTGATTATTGCCACCGGACAAAGTCGTTTGAGGAGTCCTTGGGCGGCTTTAGGCATTCAGCAAAAAGGGGACGTTCCCATGGTTCATCCCCTCACCTTCGAAACATCCCGACCTCGTGTTTACGCCATTGGCGATTGTTTAGCGCCCAGCGAGGCCACCGTTGTGAGTGCGGTGCAACAAGGTAAGCAAGCGGCCTGGGATATTGTTAAGCGTTATGCAAAGGGGGAAAGCGCATAA
- the preA gene encoding NAD-dependent dihydropyrimidine dehydrogenase subunit PreA translates to MADLSVNVAGISSPNPFWLASGPLTNTAYQVMKAFDEGWGGAVWKTVGEPVINVSSRLASIDYGNRRMMGLNNVELISDRPIEDNLREIAEVKRRFPKHAVVVSLMLPSVPEVWKDMMHRVEDTGADGVELNFGCPHGMNERGMGSVIGQVPEYTEQITAYAKADSHLPVIVKLTPNVTDIRNPGRAAVQGGADALSLINTINSVMGVDLDTWLPRPQIDGRGSHGGYCGPAVKPIGLYMVSALANDLKVKVPLVGIGGIESWQDAVEYLLLGAQAVQVCTAAMHYGFRIIHSMIEGLNDYLNDKGIARVQDIVGRSANKVGDWNDLRLSYSYKVVAKIHEDKCIGCNLCYVACDDGGHQCIDKGQEMKAPVVREEDCVGCNLCALVCPVPGCIEMQEHDLGIVETWRQRQDRLTSLS, encoded by the coding sequence ATGGCCGACTTATCTGTCAATGTTGCCGGTATTTCCTCGCCCAATCCTTTTTGGTTGGCATCAGGCCCGTTAACCAACACGGCTTATCAAGTGATGAAGGCTTTTGATGAGGGATGGGGTGGGGCCGTCTGGAAAACTGTTGGGGAGCCGGTCATTAATGTGAGTTCCCGTTTGGCGTCCATCGATTATGGCAATCGCCGGATGATGGGGCTCAATAACGTGGAATTAATTTCCGATCGGCCGATTGAGGATAACTTGAGGGAAATTGCGGAAGTGAAACGACGCTTTCCCAAACATGCCGTTGTGGTTTCGTTAATGCTTCCTTCAGTCCCTGAGGTATGGAAAGACATGATGCACCGGGTTGAAGATACCGGGGCCGATGGTGTGGAACTGAATTTTGGATGTCCACACGGCATGAATGAGCGCGGAATGGGCTCTGTGATTGGGCAAGTACCAGAATACACGGAGCAAATTACGGCCTATGCCAAGGCCGATTCCCATTTACCCGTGATAGTCAAATTGACCCCCAATGTTACCGATATTAGAAATCCCGGACGGGCCGCCGTGCAAGGTGGGGCCGATGCCCTGTCCCTAATCAATACCATAAACAGTGTGATGGGGGTCGATCTCGACACATGGTTACCCCGTCCCCAAATTGATGGCCGTGGATCTCACGGAGGATATTGTGGACCGGCGGTAAAACCCATTGGGCTCTATATGGTATCCGCTTTGGCCAACGATTTGAAAGTGAAAGTGCCTTTGGTGGGCATTGGCGGCATTGAGTCATGGCAAGATGCCGTGGAATATTTGCTTTTGGGGGCACAGGCCGTTCAGGTTTGTACCGCGGCGATGCATTATGGCTTTCGCATTATTCATTCGATGATAGAGGGGCTCAATGATTATTTGAACGATAAGGGGATAGCCCGAGTCCAGGATATTGTCGGTCGTTCTGCCAATAAAGTGGGCGATTGGAACGATTTACGCCTGTCCTATTCCTATAAAGTGGTGGCCAAGATCCATGAAGACAAGTGTATCGGCTGCAATCTGTGTTATGTGGCCTGTGATGATGGGGGTCATCAATGTATCGACAAGGGCCAGGAGATGAAGGCCCCTGTGGTACGGGAAGAAGATTGTGTCGGTTGTAATCTGTGTGCTCTAGTGTGTCCCGTGCCGGGGTGTATTGAAATGCAGGAGCATGATTTGGGTATTGTGGAAACATGGCGCCAGCGCCAAGACCGGCTCACGTCGTTGTCGTAA
- the hydA gene encoding dihydropyrimidinase: MKTLIKNGHIVTAVDDYHADLLIDDGVIMQIGKNLSAQADDVLDAQGLLILPGGIDVHTHFDMPFGGTTSSDDFETGTRAAAFGGTTTIIDFAIQQRGHSAQEAFETWLGKAEGKASIDYGFHMILSEVTPATLADMGWLVDRGVTSFKLFTAYPGVFMVSDGEIFQALQRAGEIGALIAMHAENGSVIDVLVQQALAKGHTEPKYHALTRPPQAEAEATHRVIALAEMANSPVYFVHLSALQALDEVTMARDKGQAVFAETCPQYLFLDYTNYEEEGFNGAKYVMSPPLRTHEHAPHLWRGLAGNDLQVVSTDHCPFCMKEQKILGRDDFSKIPNGAPGVETRLSLLYDATVRQSRMSLNRFVEITSTSPAKIFGLFPRKGTIAVGSDADLVIFDPEGSMLWSAKTHHMRVDYNPYEGRVTQGAIRYVYSRGEKIVDNGQYFGKPGRGQFLVRNHFVKP; the protein is encoded by the coding sequence ATGAAAACATTAATCAAAAACGGGCATATCGTGACTGCTGTCGATGACTATCATGCGGATTTATTGATTGACGATGGTGTCATCATGCAGATTGGGAAAAACTTGAGCGCTCAGGCTGATGACGTACTGGATGCCCAGGGATTATTGATATTGCCTGGTGGCATTGATGTGCATACACATTTTGATATGCCATTTGGTGGCACGACATCGTCGGATGATTTTGAAACGGGCACACGGGCTGCAGCTTTTGGTGGCACGACGACCATTATTGATTTTGCCATTCAACAGCGTGGGCATAGTGCCCAAGAAGCCTTTGAAACCTGGTTGGGCAAAGCCGAAGGTAAAGCTTCCATTGATTATGGGTTCCACATGATTTTAAGTGAAGTGACCCCCGCCACATTAGCCGATATGGGATGGCTGGTGGACCGAGGGGTTACAAGCTTCAAATTGTTTACAGCCTATCCCGGTGTTTTTATGGTGAGTGATGGGGAAATTTTTCAAGCCTTGCAACGAGCGGGGGAAATTGGAGCATTAATTGCCATGCATGCCGAAAACGGCAGCGTCATTGATGTCTTAGTCCAACAAGCATTGGCTAAGGGACATACCGAACCCAAATATCATGCATTGACCAGACCCCCACAAGCAGAAGCGGAAGCCACACACCGGGTCATCGCGCTAGCAGAGATGGCGAACAGCCCGGTATATTTTGTCCACTTGTCGGCACTTCAGGCATTAGATGAAGTGACAATGGCCCGAGACAAGGGACAGGCCGTTTTTGCAGAAACTTGCCCTCAATATCTATTTTTGGATTATACCAATTATGAAGAAGAAGGATTTAACGGGGCTAAATATGTGATGTCGCCGCCATTACGCACTCACGAACATGCCCCACATTTATGGCGTGGGCTTGCAGGGAATGATTTGCAAGTCGTATCGACGGATCATTGTCCGTTTTGCATGAAGGAACAAAAAATCTTAGGACGCGATGATTTTTCCAAAATTCCTAATGGGGCCCCTGGGGTAGAGACACGGCTGAGCCTTCTTTATGATGCAACAGTGCGTCAATCACGCATGTCCTTAAATCGTTTTGTGGAAATTACCTCCACGTCACCGGCAAAAATCTTTGGATTGTTTCCCCGAAAAGGCACTATCGCGGTGGGTTCTGATGCCGATCTTGTCATATTCGATCCCGAGGGCAGTATGCTCTGGAGTGCGAAAACCCATCATATGCGTGTCGATTACAATCCCTATGAGGGACGCGTAACCCAAGGGGCTATTCGCTATGTGTATTCTCGCGGAGAGAAAATCGTAGACAACGGGCAATATTTTGGGAAACCAGGTCGTGGTCAATTTCTCGTCCGTAACCATTTCGTAAAACCTTAA
- a CDS encoding CRISPR-associated endonuclease Cas3'' gives MAIYLAHTAPKHGGHPQPLNDHLRTVRDLAAQFAKPLGYEDEAGLAGLLHDCGKYGDRFQQRLQGKMAHVDHWTLGAYWAFTVRALAASLAIQGHHVGLQQFSSPFFQSLRDLIENQGRSAAGFVMAGDATDTLTRFIEDGFAINAPTRPVINSYPDSRKAIEFMLTIRFIYSCLVDADFLDTEAHFNQTPDGHKTFRERPPNLNPARALELVKQHVTRLTEISTASPAIQKLRNAVWSAALTASERPGNLWTMTAPTGSGKTLAMLAFALNHAQQFRKRRVIVALPYLNIIEQTAMVYRAVLAEMGVNYVVEHHSLAERNADDQEGSGRLASDNWDAPIVVTTTVQLFESLFANRPGKARKLHNLVDSVIVLDEIQTLPLPVVVPTVAALAALGKVYHATVVLGTATQPAFGCLQPALESITQAQYDPQEIVPTLPPLPVRVHWELRDEPQSWEAMAVELRDYPSFLAIVNLKRHALELAEALGEEDDDSFFHLSTNMCSLHRSHVLDQIRKRLKDGLRTHVVSTQCVEAGVDVDFPVVYRAWGPLDSLVQAAGRCNREGGLPYPGRVVIFQPQDDAYPTGPYQQATQIAKALWREDVFHLDEPEAMRLYWERVYGTTRPHETYSELLEAIQVWDFAGVGERYRLIPETTLQVVVPYAEAFDLYESLVLEARQRGLTRGWSRRAQPLSIGLFRPSPDSSLWSYLEPVLSDQGQESGWWIFRDRAYYSARYGLRVPNQWSLWYS, from the coding sequence ATGGCAATCTATCTAGCACATACGGCGCCGAAGCATGGCGGGCATCCACAGCCCTTGAATGATCATCTGAGGACGGTTCGTGATTTGGCGGCCCAATTTGCGAAACCGTTAGGTTACGAGGATGAAGCCGGCTTGGCCGGATTACTGCACGATTGCGGGAAGTACGGCGATCGTTTCCAACAACGACTGCAGGGGAAGATGGCACATGTCGACCATTGGACTCTTGGGGCGTACTGGGCTTTCACCGTGCGAGCCTTGGCCGCGTCATTGGCGATTCAGGGACATCATGTGGGGTTACAACAATTTTCGTCCCCATTCTTTCAAAGCCTGCGTGACTTGATAGAAAACCAAGGCCGGAGCGCGGCGGGATTCGTGATGGCAGGTGACGCAACAGACACGTTAACGCGGTTTATCGAGGATGGTTTTGCCATCAACGCGCCTACACGCCCAGTGATTAACTCCTACCCGGACTCCCGCAAGGCCATTGAATTCATGCTAACCATTCGCTTTATCTATTCGTGCCTCGTTGATGCCGATTTCTTGGACACGGAGGCTCACTTTAACCAGACGCCCGACGGACATAAAACCTTTCGAGAGCGGCCGCCGAACCTGAATCCCGCACGTGCTCTCGAATTGGTTAAACAACATGTGACACGTCTCACGGAAATCTCTACGGCGAGTCCCGCTATTCAAAAGCTCCGAAACGCGGTGTGGTCCGCGGCCTTGACGGCGAGTGAGCGTCCGGGGAACTTATGGACAATGACGGCACCAACCGGGTCGGGAAAAACTCTGGCCATGCTGGCTTTTGCGTTAAATCATGCCCAGCAATTCCGAAAGCGCCGCGTGATCGTGGCGTTACCCTACCTGAATATCATTGAACAAACTGCGATGGTCTATCGCGCGGTACTGGCGGAAATGGGCGTCAATTATGTGGTTGAACATCATAGTCTTGCGGAGCGGAATGCTGACGATCAGGAGGGGAGCGGCCGATTAGCGTCCGACAACTGGGACGCGCCGATTGTTGTGACGACCACGGTCCAATTGTTTGAGTCGTTGTTTGCCAATCGGCCCGGCAAGGCCCGAAAACTTCATAATCTGGTGGATAGCGTGATCGTGTTAGACGAAATTCAAACGCTGCCATTGCCTGTTGTTGTGCCAACAGTGGCAGCTCTGGCGGCGTTGGGCAAAGTGTATCACGCGACAGTGGTGCTGGGAACCGCGACTCAGCCAGCGTTCGGCTGTTTACAGCCGGCTCTCGAGTCCATTACTCAGGCACAATATGACCCTCAAGAAATTGTGCCCACTCTGCCGCCGCTGCCCGTGCGCGTGCACTGGGAACTTCGGGATGAGCCTCAATCATGGGAAGCTATGGCCGTTGAATTGCGCGATTATCCGTCCTTTTTGGCCATCGTGAATTTAAAACGCCATGCCTTAGAACTGGCGGAGGCGTTGGGAGAAGAGGATGATGACTCGTTTTTTCATCTGTCAACTAATATGTGTTCGTTGCATCGGTCTCATGTGCTTGACCAAATTCGCAAACGGTTAAAGGACGGCTTACGGACACACGTCGTATCAACCCAATGTGTGGAGGCCGGTGTCGATGTCGACTTTCCTGTGGTGTACCGGGCGTGGGGCCCGCTCGACTCGCTAGTGCAAGCTGCGGGTCGGTGCAATCGCGAAGGAGGGTTGCCCTATCCCGGGCGCGTAGTGATTTTTCAACCTCAAGATGATGCCTATCCGACGGGTCCCTATCAACAAGCGACGCAAATTGCCAAGGCCTTATGGCGTGAGGACGTTTTTCATCTTGATGAACCGGAGGCGATGCGTCTCTATTGGGAGCGTGTCTATGGGACGACACGTCCCCATGAAACCTATTCCGAACTCTTAGAGGCGATTCAAGTTTGGGACTTTGCGGGTGTAGGGGAACGATATCGGCTCATTCCGGAAACCACCCTACAAGTCGTGGTGCCCTATGCGGAGGCATTCGATCTTTATGAATCCTTAGTTTTGGAAGCGCGGCAGCGTGGCCTTACTCGGGGATGGAGCCGTCGAGCACAACCCCTTTCGATCGGACTGTTTCGCCCGTCTCCGGATTCCTCTCTCTGGTCTTATCTCGAGCCTGTATTGTCCGACCAAGGCCAGGAAAGTGGGTGGTGGATCTTTCGGGATCGGGCGTATTACTCGGCACGTTATGGGCTTCGTGTGCCCAATCAATGGAGCTTATGGTATAGTTGA